CGCCAGAAAATCCATAAAAACCAGGGCGAAGTCGCCCGGCGGGCCGGCATTTCAACAAGCATGCTCTCCCAGATCGAGCGGGGCGCGGTGTCGCCGTCCATCGACACGCTGGTGGCGGTGTGCGTGGCGCTGGAGATGGACGTGGCCGACCTGTTCAGGAGGATCTCGCCCGACGCGCCGGTGCGCGTGCACCACCGGGGAAAGCGGCTGTCAACGCAGACCCGCGGCGTCAGGTTCGAGCAGCTCGCCACGAGCGGCGACGCGGGCCATCCCGCCGAAATGCTGCTGTTGGAAATCGCGCCGGGCAAAGAGGCCGGCATATCGGGCAACGGCCATGAAGGAGTGGAAATGGGGTATGTGCTGGAAGGAAACGCCGCGCTCATGGTACAGGGGCAGGAATTTGAGATCGGCCCGGGCGACAGCGTTTCATACAACTCGCACCTGCCCCATAAACTTATGAATAAAAGCACCAGAATTTTCAGGGCGGTGTGGAACGCCCTGCCGCCGCATAAGGATTATTTGGAGGAGAAATAGATTTTTGGTGGGGGAAGTTTCCCCCTCCTGGGTGCGGCCGGGTACCGGCAGCGGCAAGATTCATTCATCCGCTGGGCGCACCCGCGAGCGATAGTAGTAAAGGTTAAATGTTATACGTGGTTGAAATTTCACGTTGGCTCCGGTTGGAGTCACTGGCGATTGTAAAGAAACGGTAGACTCTCGACGCGTTAGGTGGACCGGAGGGTAAGCAAGAGCAAATTGCCGGCCGAGCCCGAAGGGAGACCGACCCGAGCCTGAGTTTTAACGAAGGCGAGGGGAACGCCAACATTTTTAAAAGAAAGGAAGAAAAGCAATATGGGAAAGACTATCACCGAAAAAATATTCGACGCGCATGTCAAGGACGAGCCGTTTCCCGGCACCACAGTGCTGGCCATCGACGTGGTCATGTGCCACGAGATCACCACGCCCATCGCGATCATGGACCTTGTGGCCCGCGGCAAGGACCGCGTGTTCGACGCCTCGAAGATCAAGGCGGTCATCGATCACGTGACGCCGCCCAAGGACAGCAAGAGCGCGACGCAGGCCAAAACGCTGCGCGACTGGGCCGCGCGGCACAAGATCCGCGACTTCTTCGACATCGGTTACAACGGCGTGTGCCATGCCCTGTTTCCGGAAAAAGGGTTCATACGTCCCGGCAACACCGTGATCATGGGCGACAGCCACACGTGCACGCACGGCGCGTTCGGCGCGTTTGCCGCGGGCGTGGGCACCACCGACCTCGAGGTCGGGATCCTCAAGGGCG
This genomic interval from Chitinivibrionales bacterium contains the following:
- a CDS encoding cupin domain-containing protein, which translates into the protein MNKVLLKSVLPEIGTILRVFRQKIHKNQGEVARRAGISTSMLSQIERGAVSPSIDTLVAVCVALEMDVADLFRRISPDAPVRVHHRGKRLSTQTRGVRFEQLATSGDAGHPAEMLLLEIAPGKEAGISGNGHEGVEMGYVLEGNAALMVQGQEFEIGPGDSVSYNSHLPHKLMNKSTRIFRAVWNALPPHKDYLEEK